A genomic segment from Flavobacterium sp. 9R encodes:
- a CDS encoding hemolysin family protein — MSEIALISARKNRLETAAKKGNKSAKTALDLANSPNKFLSTVQIGITLIGILTGIYSGDKITKDVELFIQSYQVFQPYAHSIAVGIVVVVLTFFSLVLGELLPKRIGLNHPESIAKTVAMPMKFISIITAPFIWLLTSSTDAILDLLQIKPTADGKVTEEEIKAIIKEGTEGGEVQEIEQDIVERVFHIGDRKVNSLMTHRKSVVFLPFNANKEQVRQLMLKELHSIYPVYGENFDDIVGVVNLKNIFSNFENDSFNLADIMTEAPFIMEQTTAYTALENFKKTGIHYAFVSDEYGDFQGVITLNDILEALVGDASEFYKDDFQLIEREDGSWLVDGHYSLHDFLTFFELDELINDYEVTTVSGLIMTELSRIPKQGEKLIWQKFELEVIDMDGVKIDKVMVKALNG, encoded by the coding sequence ATGTCAGAAATCGCATTGATTTCAGCAAGGAAAAATAGATTAGAAACAGCAGCAAAAAAAGGAAATAAAAGTGCAAAAACAGCATTAGATTTAGCCAATTCTCCCAATAAGTTTTTGTCAACCGTACAAATAGGAATCACCCTAATTGGTATTTTGACAGGTATTTATTCTGGAGATAAAATCACCAAAGATGTAGAGCTTTTTATACAAAGCTATCAAGTTTTTCAACCCTATGCCCACTCCATTGCAGTAGGGATTGTGGTGGTCGTTCTTACCTTTTTCTCTTTAGTATTAGGCGAATTGTTGCCCAAAAGAATTGGTCTCAACCACCCAGAGTCTATTGCAAAGACTGTAGCGATGCCAATGAAATTTATTTCGATAATCACGGCTCCATTTATATGGTTACTTACATCTTCTACAGATGCTATTTTAGACCTTTTGCAAATCAAACCTACGGCAGACGGTAAAGTAACCGAGGAAGAAATCAAAGCCATTATCAAAGAAGGAACTGAAGGAGGCGAAGTACAAGAAATTGAACAAGATATTGTAGAGCGCGTTTTTCATATTGGTGACCGAAAAGTCAACTCCTTAATGACGCACCGTAAGTCTGTAGTTTTCTTGCCATTTAATGCCAACAAAGAACAAGTAAGGCAGTTAATGTTGAAAGAACTGCATTCCATTTATCCAGTTTATGGCGAGAATTTTGACGACATAGTAGGCGTGGTCAACTTAAAAAACATATTCTCTAATTTTGAAAATGATAGTTTCAATTTGGCGGATATTATGACCGAGGCACCTTTTATTATGGAACAAACTACCGCTTACACGGCTTTAGAGAATTTCAAAAAAACAGGTATCCATTACGCCTTTGTTTCTGATGAGTATGGTGATTTTCAAGGGGTGATTACCTTAAATGATATTTTAGAAGCTTTAGTAGGTGATGCTTCTGAGTTTTATAAAGATGATTTTCAATTAATAGAAAGAGAAGATGGCTCTTGGTTAGTTGATGGACATTATTCATTACACGATTTCTTAACCTTTTTTGAGTTAGATGAATTAATTAATGATTATGAAGTAACCACGGTGAGTGGTTTGATAATGACCGAATTGTCTCGTATTCCAAAACAAGGAGAAAAATTGATTTGGCAAAAGTTTGAGCTAGAAGTTATTGATATGGATGGGGTTAAGATAGATAAAGTAATGGTGAAAGCCTTAAATGGTTAA
- a CDS encoding adenylate kinase, which yields MINIVLFGKPGAGKGTQAEFLKEKYQLVHISTGDVFRYNLKNDTELGKQARVFMDAGDLVPDELTTKMLIDEVNKNLDANGILFDGYPRTISQAEALDAFLPTIGSQVTATVALEADDEVLVARLLERGKTSGRVDDQDEEKIRNRYQEYNEKTAPLMDYYKAQNKFHAVDGIGSIQEITERLTQVIDNL from the coding sequence ATGATTAACATTGTTTTATTTGGGAAACCAGGTGCAGGAAAAGGAACTCAAGCAGAATTCCTAAAAGAAAAATACCAATTAGTTCACATTTCTACAGGAGATGTATTTCGTTATAACCTGAAAAATGATACCGAGTTAGGAAAACAAGCTCGTGTTTTTATGGACGCAGGAGATTTAGTACCAGATGAATTAACTACCAAAATGCTAATTGACGAAGTAAACAAAAATTTGGATGCCAATGGAATTTTGTTCGATGGATACCCAAGAACTATCTCTCAAGCCGAAGCATTAGATGCCTTTTTGCCAACTATCGGTAGCCAAGTAACCGCTACTGTTGCACTAGAAGCTGATGACGAAGTACTAGTGGCACGTTTGCTTGAAAGAGGAAAAACGAGTGGTAGAGTAGACGACCAAGACGAAGAAAAAATCAGAAACCGTTACCAAGAATACAATGAAAAAACTGCTCCTTTGATGGATTATTATAAGGCGCAAAACAAATTTCACGCTGTAGATGGTATAGGAAGTATTCAAGAAATTACCGAAAGACTTACACAAGTTATCGATAATTTATAG
- the hpt gene encoding hypoxanthine phosphoribosyltransferase — translation MIQLHDKQFVPFISANEIDFAITKLAAQIQDDFADETPVFVGVLNGSFMVVSDLMKKYKKPCEITFIKMASYEGTSSTENVKQLIGLNQDLSGRSVVILEDIVDTGNTLVELKELFKSQNVKHFKIATLFFKPEAYKQDIKIDYIGIRIPNKFIVGYGLDYDGLGRNLSEVYQLSE, via the coding sequence ATGATACAACTTCACGATAAACAATTTGTTCCGTTTATTTCTGCTAACGAAATTGATTTTGCTATTACCAAATTAGCGGCTCAAATTCAAGACGATTTTGCCGATGAAACTCCTGTTTTTGTTGGAGTTTTGAATGGGTCATTTATGGTGGTTTCAGATTTGATGAAAAAATACAAAAAACCTTGTGAAATCACCTTTATTAAGATGGCTTCTTATGAAGGAACTTCTTCAACAGAGAATGTAAAACAATTAATAGGTTTGAATCAAGACCTTTCAGGGAGGTCAGTTGTGATTCTTGAAGATATTGTAGACACCGGAAATACTTTGGTAGAGCTAAAAGAATTGTTCAAAAGTCAAAATGTAAAGCATTTCAAAATTGCCACGCTTTTCTTTAAGCCCGAAGCCTACAAGCAAGATATTAAAATTGATTATATCGGCATCCGAATTCCAAACAAATTCATCGTTGGCTACGGTCTAGATTATGATGGATTGGGAAGAAACCTATCCGAAGTATATCAGCTAAGCGAATAA
- a CDS encoding 5-(carboxyamino)imidazole ribonucleotide synthase — translation MNYFSSDFKLGILGGGQLGKMLLFDTRKFDIQTYVLDPSDEAPCKIACNRFFKGDLMDFETVYNFGKQVDVLTFEIELVNLEAIEKLENEGKKVYPSPKTLRLIQNKGVQKDFYTQHNIPTAPYTRFENLEALQLAVASSEVEMPFVWKCTEFGYDGNGVKVVRKASDLDLLPNVECIAETMIPFKNELAVIVCRNPSGEIKTYPVVEMEFHPEANQVEYVICPARIDEKVAGKARAIALNVSQQFNHVGLLAVEMFQTEDDDILVNEVAPRPHNSGHYSIEASYTSQFENHLRAILDLPLGNTDSKVAGIMVNLVGAEGHSGDVVYENIETILGWNGVTPHIYGKKQTRPFRKMGHVTIANENMAEARRIAEEVKNTIKVIAQ, via the coding sequence ATGAATTATTTTTCTTCTGATTTTAAATTAGGCATATTAGGTGGCGGACAATTAGGTAAGATGCTTTTGTTTGACACTCGAAAATTCGACATACAAACTTACGTACTCGATCCTAGCGACGAAGCACCTTGCAAAATAGCTTGTAACCGATTCTTCAAAGGCGATTTGATGGATTTTGAAACCGTTTATAATTTTGGAAAACAAGTCGATGTGCTGACTTTCGAAATAGAATTGGTGAATCTAGAAGCCATAGAAAAACTAGAAAACGAAGGCAAAAAAGTATATCCTTCGCCTAAAACCTTGCGTTTGATTCAAAACAAAGGCGTTCAAAAAGATTTTTATACACAACACAATATTCCCACCGCTCCCTATACTCGATTTGAAAATCTTGAAGCATTACAATTAGCTGTTGCATCAAGTGAAGTCGAGATGCCTTTTGTGTGGAAATGTACTGAATTTGGTTACGACGGAAACGGCGTAAAAGTGGTGCGAAAAGCTTCGGATTTGGATTTGTTACCCAATGTAGAATGTATTGCCGAAACGATGATTCCGTTCAAAAACGAATTGGCCGTTATTGTTTGTCGCAATCCATCGGGTGAAATCAAAACCTATCCTGTAGTTGAAATGGAATTTCATCCCGAAGCCAATCAGGTAGAATATGTAATCTGTCCTGCTAGAATCGATGAAAAAGTAGCCGGAAAAGCCAGAGCAATTGCGCTAAATGTTTCGCAACAATTTAACCACGTTGGCCTTTTGGCGGTGGAAATGTTTCAAACCGAAGACGATGACATCCTAGTGAATGAAGTTGCGCCTCGTCCGCACAATTCAGGTCATTACAGCATTGAAGCGAGTTATACCTCACAATTTGAAAATCATTTGCGTGCCATTTTGGATTTACCTTTAGGCAATACCGATAGTAAAGTGGCTGGAATTATGGTCAATTTGGTAGGTGCCGAAGGTCATTCAGGAGACGTGGTTTACGAAAACATCGAAACGATTTTAGGTTGGAATGGCGTTACACCACACATTTATGGTAAAAAGCAAACTCGTCCTTTCAGAAAAATGGGACACGTGACCATTGCGAATGAAAATATGGCTGAAGCAAGAAGAATTGCGGAGGAAGTTAAAAATACAATTAAAGTGATTGCACAATAA
- the purE gene encoding 5-(carboxyamino)imidazole ribonucleotide mutase, whose product MSKVAVIMGSISDMPVMQDAIDILNGFDIAVEVDIVSAHRTPEKLFDFSQNAHKRGISVIIAGAGGAAHLPGMVASMSPLPVIGVPVKSSNSIDGWDSVLSILQMPGGVPVATVALNGAKNAGILAAQIIGSADKCVLDKIVLYKEGLKDAVNKAAEGLKK is encoded by the coding sequence ATGAGCAAAGTAGCCGTAATAATGGGCAGTATATCAGATATGCCTGTAATGCAAGACGCCATCGATATCCTTAACGGATTTGATATTGCAGTAGAAGTCGATATTGTTTCGGCGCACAGAACACCAGAAAAATTATTTGATTTTAGCCAAAACGCTCACAAACGAGGTATTTCAGTGATTATTGCTGGAGCGGGAGGCGCTGCACATTTACCAGGAATGGTAGCTTCTATGTCGCCACTTCCAGTAATCGGAGTTCCAGTAAAATCAAGTAATTCTATTGACGGTTGGGATTCTGTATTGTCAATTTTACAAATGCCAGGTGGTGTTCCAGTTGCCACTGTTGCCTTAAACGGTGCTAAAAACGCTGGAATTTTGGCAGCCCAAATCATCGGTAGTGCTGATAAATGCGTTTTAGATAAAATCGTCCTTTATAAAGAAGGATTGAAAGATGCCGTAAACAAAGCGGCTGAAGGATTGAAAAAATAG
- a CDS encoding M3 family metallopeptidase: protein MEILTSTFKTKYNTAPFSQIKLEDYQPAFIENIAAAKAEIDAIINNPAAPTFENTIEALDFSGNALDRLSSIFFNLNSAETCDEMQKIAQEVSPLLTEFSNDITLNEALFQRIKSVYEQKDTLNLSPEQATLLDKKFKSFSRNGALLSEEDKLKLREIDTELAKLKLTFSENVLAETNNYQLHLTNEADLKGLPEDAIEAASALAKSKDLEGWIFTLDFPSYIPFVTYADNRELRKEIAIAAGKKAFQNNEFDNQAIALKIAKLRFERANLLGYETHSHFVLEERMAQHPDKVKSFLNDLLTKAKPAAEKEFAELSAFAKELDGIEQLEKWDGAYYAEKLKQKLFNLDDEKLKPYFQLENVLNGAFTIANKLFGLTFTEIFDIDKYHEEVTTYEVKDEFGELVAIFYADFFPRKGKRNGAWMTSFKSQYIKDGINERPHISNVCNFTKPTATKPSLLTFNEVTTLFHEFGHGLHGMLANTIYPSLSGTSVYWDFVELPSQVMENWCYEPEALALFAKHYETGEIIPQEYVDKIKESASFQEGMATLRQLSFGILDMAFHSNNPSAITNIKAFEKTAFEGTSLYPDVAENCMSVSFSHIFAGGYSSGYYSYKWAEVLDADAFAYFQEKGIFNKEVATKFKDNVLSKGGTELPMELYKRFRGQEPKADALLKRAGLL, encoded by the coding sequence ATGGAAATTTTAACCTCTACCTTCAAAACGAAATACAATACTGCACCCTTTTCTCAGATAAAATTGGAGGATTACCAACCTGCATTTATCGAGAATATCGCTGCAGCAAAAGCAGAAATTGATGCCATCATCAACAATCCAGCAGCTCCGACTTTCGAAAATACTATCGAGGCCTTGGATTTTTCAGGAAACGCTTTGGACCGTTTATCTTCTATTTTTTTTAATTTGAATTCGGCCGAAACTTGCGATGAGATGCAAAAAATAGCCCAAGAAGTTTCGCCTTTGTTGACCGAATTCAGCAACGATATTACCTTAAACGAAGCCTTATTCCAAAGAATAAAATCGGTTTACGAGCAAAAAGATACCTTAAATTTATCCCCCGAACAAGCAACATTATTAGACAAGAAATTCAAAAGTTTTTCTCGAAATGGTGCCTTACTTTCGGAGGAAGACAAACTAAAATTACGCGAAATCGATACGGAATTGGCTAAACTCAAACTGACTTTCAGTGAAAATGTTTTAGCCGAAACCAACAACTACCAATTGCATTTGACTAATGAAGCCGATTTAAAAGGTTTACCAGAAGATGCTATTGAAGCAGCTAGTGCATTGGCCAAAAGCAAGGATTTGGAGGGTTGGATTTTTACTTTGGATTTTCCAAGTTATATTCCGTTTGTGACCTATGCTGACAATCGTGAATTGCGAAAAGAAATCGCCATCGCTGCTGGTAAAAAAGCCTTTCAAAATAACGAATTCGACAATCAAGCCATTGCCTTAAAAATTGCTAAGTTACGCTTCGAAAGAGCTAATTTATTGGGATATGAAACGCATTCTCATTTTGTCTTGGAAGAAAGAATGGCGCAACATCCTGACAAAGTCAAATCGTTTTTGAATGATTTGTTGACCAAAGCCAAACCAGCCGCTGAAAAAGAGTTTGCTGAATTATCTGCTTTCGCCAAAGAATTAGATGGCATTGAACAATTAGAAAAATGGGATGGCGCTTATTATGCTGAAAAATTGAAGCAAAAATTATTCAATTTGGATGACGAAAAGCTGAAACCTTATTTTCAATTAGAAAATGTTTTGAACGGTGCTTTTACTATTGCCAATAAATTATTTGGATTGACCTTCACGGAAATTTTCGACATCGATAAATACCACGAAGAAGTAACCACGTATGAAGTGAAAGATGAATTTGGCGAACTCGTTGCTATTTTCTACGCTGATTTTTTCCCAAGAAAAGGCAAACGAAACGGCGCTTGGATGACTTCTTTCAAATCGCAATACATCAAAGACGGCATAAACGAAAGACCACACATTTCGAATGTTTGCAATTTCACCAAGCCAACCGCCACCAAACCTTCATTACTAACTTTTAATGAAGTAACGACTTTATTCCACGAATTTGGTCACGGATTACACGGTATGTTGGCCAATACTATTTATCCAAGTTTATCAGGAACCTCAGTGTACTGGGATTTTGTGGAACTACCAAGTCAGGTGATGGAAAACTGGTGCTACGAACCAGAAGCATTGGCATTATTTGCGAAACATTATGAAACGGGCGAAATTATTCCACAAGAATATGTAGATAAAATAAAAGAAAGCGCTAGTTTCCAAGAAGGAATGGCTACGCTTCGCCAATTGAGTTTTGGTATTTTAGATATGGCCTTTCATAGTAACAATCCAAGCGCGATTACTAACATCAAAGCGTTTGAAAAAACGGCTTTTGAAGGCACCTCCTTATATCCTGATGTAGCTGAGAATTGTATGTCGGTTTCTTTCTCCCATATTTTTGCAGGAGGATATTCTTCTGGTTATTACAGCTACAAATGGGCAGAAGTGCTCGATGCCGATGCGTTTGCTTATTTTCAAGAAAAAGGCATTTTCAATAAAGAAGTGGCGACAAAATTCAAAGACAACGTACTTTCGAAAGGCGGCACCGAATTGCCAATGGAACTCTACAAACGCTTTAGAGGACAAGAACCAAAAGCAGATGCGCTTTTGAAAAGAGCAGGGTTGCTGTAA
- a CDS encoding GbsR/MarR family transcriptional regulator gives MEFKEAKNKFVQTWGALGSQWGINKTMAQIHALLMVSSEAVSMEEVMEELQISRGNASMNLRALMDWGIVYKEYKAGERREFFTAEKDLDELAVKIARERSKREIKPALKILKEVSSIQSNNTAEEIQFIEQTTKLYDFVLKADNVLDKITEYKDNWLTKLVVKFMK, from the coding sequence ATGGAATTCAAAGAAGCAAAAAATAAGTTCGTACAAACTTGGGGGGCATTAGGCTCGCAATGGGGCATTAACAAAACAATGGCACAAATTCACGCTTTGTTGATGGTTTCAAGCGAGGCTGTTTCGATGGAAGAAGTAATGGAAGAATTACAAATTTCACGAGGCAATGCCAGTATGAATTTACGAGCTTTGATGGATTGGGGAATTGTATATAAAGAATACAAGGCTGGTGAAAGAAGAGAATTTTTTACAGCCGAAAAAGATTTAGACGAGTTAGCAGTCAAAATTGCTAGAGAAAGAAGCAAGCGTGAAATTAAACCAGCACTTAAAATTTTAAAAGAAGTATCATCCATTCAATCCAATAACACAGCAGAAGAAATACAATTTATTGAGCAAACCACAAAACTCTACGATTTTGTTTTGAAAGCCGATAATGTTTTGGATAAAATCACTGAATACAAAGACAATTGGCTAACCAAATTGGTAGTTAAGTTTATGAAATAA
- a CDS encoding TIGR01777 family oxidoreductase, translating to MKSNKLIIAAGTGFLGQVLTNHFRDKFEEIIILTRGESKIKDTIKYVNWDAKKTFSGWEKELENATVLINLTGKSVDCRYTKKNKKEILLSRIESTKILNKAVTRCANPPKHWLNSSTATIYRFSLDKEMDEMNGEIGNDFSMNVAQSWEKAFFKTETPNTLKTALRTSIVLGKNGGAFVPLKTLAKFGLGGKQGKGNQFISWIHEDDFARAINFIIENEITGVVNIVSPKPITNRDFMALLSKSVGVPFVVPISELLLKIGSIIIKTESELVLKSRNVIPKRLQQYGFQFEFSTLEKALKNLS from the coding sequence ATGAAATCAAATAAACTAATCATAGCAGCAGGAACAGGATTTTTAGGACAGGTTTTGACGAACCATTTTAGAGATAAATTTGAAGAAATCATTATCTTGACAAGAGGAGAATCAAAAATTAAGGATACTATAAAATATGTAAATTGGGATGCCAAAAAAACATTTTCTGGTTGGGAGAAGGAATTAGAAAACGCAACTGTTTTAATAAACCTTACAGGTAAATCGGTAGATTGTCGCTATACTAAAAAAAATAAAAAAGAAATTTTGTTGTCTAGAATTGAAAGTACAAAGATTCTAAACAAAGCTGTTACACGATGTGCAAATCCACCTAAACATTGGCTAAATTCTTCTACTGCTACCATCTATCGTTTTTCACTCGACAAAGAAATGGATGAAATGAATGGTGAAATTGGAAATGACTTCTCAATGAATGTGGCGCAGTCTTGGGAAAAAGCATTCTTCAAAACCGAAACGCCTAATACTTTAAAAACGGCTTTGCGAACATCAATAGTTCTGGGTAAAAACGGAGGCGCTTTTGTTCCTTTAAAGACTTTAGCTAAGTTTGGTTTAGGTGGAAAACAAGGAAAAGGAAACCAATTCATCAGCTGGATTCACGAAGACGATTTTGCAAGAGCAATAAACTTTATCATCGAAAACGAAATTACTGGAGTGGTAAATATTGTGTCGCCAAAGCCCATTACAAATAGAGACTTTATGGCACTTTTAAGTAAATCTGTAGGCGTACCATTTGTTGTCCCCATAAGTGAGCTACTATTAAAAATAGGCTCAATAATCATAAAAACGGAAAGTGAACTAGTTTTAAAAAGTCGTAATGTGATTCCGAAACGATTACAACAATATGGCTTTCAATTTGAATTCAGTACTTTAGAAAAAGCATTGAAAAACCTTTCATAA
- a CDS encoding SRPBCC family protein, with protein MTTITLITIINAPKELVFDAFRNIDLHQQSTSKTKELAIAGVTSGLINLNETVTWRGQHFGLYLTHKSRITEMNLYSNFRDEMVEGRFKSFQHNHFFEEVNGCTTMKDEIQYEVPLTILGKIFDSLILKKHLTKFITERNQFIKKIVEKN; from the coding sequence ATGACCACTATCACCTTAATCACGATTATAAACGCTCCGAAAGAGCTTGTTTTTGATGCCTTCAGAAATATAGATTTACATCAACAATCAACAAGCAAAACTAAAGAATTGGCAATTGCTGGAGTTACATCAGGTTTAATCAATTTAAATGAAACGGTAACTTGGAGAGGCCAACATTTCGGTTTGTATCTCACACATAAAAGTAGAATTACCGAAATGAACTTGTATTCGAACTTTAGGGATGAAATGGTTGAGGGAAGATTCAAATCTTTTCAACACAATCATTTTTTTGAAGAAGTAAATGGCTGCACAACAATGAAAGATGAAATACAATACGAAGTACCATTAACTATATTGGGAAAAATATTTGATAGTTTAATTTTGAAAAAACATTTAACCAAATTCATAACAGAAAGAAATCAATTCATAAAAAAAATAGTTGAAAAAAATTAA
- a CDS encoding SPFH domain-containing protein, with amino-acid sequence MTAILDFWWVFLLVLSIVLYKFVLRVFFGMVIVPEDKIGLVTKKFVLFGADKSLPDGRIIATKGEAGFQAQTLAPGLYWGMWIWQFSVDMTPFTIIPEGKIGLVLSKDGKEIPTGRILARKVDSDNFQDATAFLTNGGQKGRQSAFITTGSYRINTFLFEIVIAEQIKIFENMVGIVTALDGDPIPQGQIAGKYVDGHNNFQDFDYFLEQGGNRGLQPQVMLAGSYYINTWAIQIEQNPMTDVPIGYVGVVISYIGEDGKDVTGDTFKHGNIVSKGQRGVWMEPFGPGKYALNKYTTKLEPVPTTNLVLNWANARSESHDLDKNLSTITVRSKDGFPFNLDVAQIIHVPANEAPKVIARFGSMTNLVSQVLEPTIGNYFRNSAQDSDVISFLSTRKERQESAKNHIKAVLDEYNVNAVDTLIGDIVPPDSLMKTLTDRKIAEEEQKTYQTQRMAQEQRQGVEKETAIADMQKEIVKASQSVEIAQRTADATVKKAEGDATSLKLNVNAEAEATKMRANAEAEATKARAGAQAEATRLNASAEAEKISKTGLAEAEKIKAIGQSTAEAYQLQVSAMGGDNFTKYKITEEIGKGNIKVIPDVLISGTNGSEGGISGLLGMKLMEMMDAKTDKPAPKK; translated from the coding sequence ATGACTGCAATTCTAGATTTTTGGTGGGTATTTTTACTTGTTTTATCCATCGTTCTTTACAAATTTGTTTTAAGAGTTTTCTTTGGAATGGTTATCGTTCCCGAGGACAAAATTGGATTAGTAACAAAAAAATTCGTACTCTTTGGTGCGGATAAATCATTGCCTGACGGAAGAATTATAGCCACTAAAGGTGAAGCAGGTTTTCAAGCTCAAACACTAGCTCCAGGTTTGTATTGGGGAATGTGGATTTGGCAATTTTCAGTAGATATGACCCCATTTACTATTATCCCTGAAGGAAAAATTGGATTAGTGTTGAGTAAAGATGGTAAAGAAATTCCAACGGGACGCATCCTTGCAAGAAAAGTAGATAGCGACAACTTTCAAGACGCTACTGCTTTCTTAACTAATGGTGGACAAAAAGGAAGACAATCCGCTTTTATAACCACTGGATCTTATCGTATCAATACCTTTTTGTTCGAAATTGTAATCGCCGAACAAATAAAGATTTTTGAAAATATGGTTGGAATTGTAACCGCATTAGATGGTGATCCAATTCCACAAGGACAAATTGCAGGTAAATATGTAGATGGTCATAATAATTTTCAAGATTTTGACTATTTCTTAGAACAAGGTGGAAATCGTGGTTTGCAACCTCAAGTAATGCTGGCAGGTTCCTACTACATCAATACTTGGGCAATACAAATAGAACAAAACCCTATGACAGATGTGCCAATTGGTTATGTTGGAGTTGTCATTTCATATATCGGTGAAGACGGAAAAGATGTTACGGGAGACACCTTTAAACACGGTAATATTGTATCAAAAGGGCAACGTGGTGTTTGGATGGAACCGTTTGGTCCAGGTAAATATGCTTTGAATAAATACACTACAAAACTTGAGCCTGTTCCAACAACAAACCTAGTACTAAACTGGGCAAATGCAAGAAGTGAATCACACGACCTTGATAAGAATCTATCAACAATTACCGTTCGTTCAAAAGATGGTTTCCCTTTTAATTTGGATGTAGCACAAATTATTCACGTTCCCGCGAACGAAGCACCAAAAGTTATTGCACGTTTTGGTAGTATGACCAACTTAGTGTCGCAAGTTTTGGAACCAACTATCGGTAACTATTTTAGAAACTCAGCGCAAGATAGCGATGTAATTTCATTCTTAAGTACTCGTAAAGAGCGTCAAGAATCAGCTAAAAATCATATCAAAGCAGTATTGGATGAATACAACGTAAATGCTGTCGACACCTTAATTGGTGATATCGTTCCTCCAGATTCTTTAATGAAAACGTTGACTGATAGAAAAATTGCGGAAGAGGAACAAAAAACCTATCAAACCCAAAGAATGGCGCAAGAACAACGTCAAGGTGTTGAAAAGGAAACAGCTATTGCTGATATGCAAAAAGAAATCGTAAAAGCCTCTCAAAGTGTTGAAATTGCTCAAAGAACTGCTGATGCGACAGTTAAAAAAGCAGAGGGAGACGCTACAAGTTTGAAACTTAATGTAAATGCAGAAGCTGAGGCTACTAAAATGCGTGCCAACGCAGAAGCAGAAGCTACTAAAGCAAGAGCTGGTGCACAAGCAGAAGCGACTCGATTAAATGCTAGCGCAGAGGCTGAAAAAATTTCTAAAACTGGTTTAGCAGAAGCTGAAAAAATCAAGGCTATTGGTCAATCTACAGCTGAAGCGTATCAATTACAGGTATCAGCTATGGGCGGTGATAACTTTACTAAATATAAAATTACCGAAGAAATTGGAAAAGGAAATATCAAAGTAATTCCTGATGTCTTAATTTCAGGAACAAATGGTTCTGAAGGTGGAATCAGCGGCTTACTAGGTATGAAACTAATGGAGATGATGGATGCCAAAACTGACAAACCAGCTCCTAAAAAATAA